From the Eleutherodactylus coqui strain aEleCoq1 chromosome 9, aEleCoq1.hap1, whole genome shotgun sequence genome, the window GTGCTGATCTGACTTGTTAATCAGAGCAGCCTGTAGTGTCTGTATACTAGTGCACAGTGTATATCAAGTAGTCGGAGAAGCTGATGTGgccatttttgtttctccaggcctggacggTCGCTCTTAATCCTGCAGACTGAATACCGAGGTGACATTCCCACAGCACCTTGCCAGTGTCTACTTTCTCCTAGCATGTACGACCAACCAGGATGTAGGCCTGCTACTCTTATACACTTTTACTAGTCTCACATGAGGAATACATTTAGTCTCGGAGCATGCTCTgcacttaaagggccagcacagtGATAAAACATAAGCACAATATAGCGCAATATGACTGGAGAGGTGCAGGGAGACCCGTCCGCCCCACAACAGctcaatatcaagtgatgtaatatGTGCCACATAAACGTGATTATTATTATGGTCCAGTGAGGACTGCGCTGTGTGTGGTCAGAAGGACTGCAGCGCTCCATTATAGAGGGGTGGGGTGGCCAGATTACGTATGGGAGATTAGGTCGGACATGTATGGAGGAGCGGCTAGTGGGCAGCTTGGATGTCACTGATAATGTTTTGAGCTGAATTCGCAGGGAATGGGCAGCCGGTGACGGCATTGCCAGAGTGAAGAGGTGGATTATTTGGGTGGCAGCGTTGAGGATGCATTGGAGGGGTGTGCAAGAGTTGGATGCAAGGTCACAGAGGAGGATGTTACTGTAGGGCAGACAAGAAATCTAATGAGGGCATGTAGCATTTGTCGATTCGAGGATGAGGAAGGATCGTATCCCAGAGCTGATTTTTGAGTAGGTGGTGTGAGGGCTTACATGAGCTTCTTGAAGAGTGCATAACCAAATGTTACCCTGAGGTAGTGGATATGTGAGCGTGGGTAGAGTATGAAGACAATGAgcgtgattgtttttttttgggagggggggtgttAAATTTGAGTTTCTGCGTGTTGCGTTTTCGGAGGATATAGGTAATGGACACTGTAGGTTTCTAGATGCCAGAGAAGTAGTTTTCAAGTGTAATGGTGAAATCTTTGGGCTGTCCTAGGCCTAagatgtagatagagaagaggttGGGCCGCAGGATAGAGCCTTGTAAGTTAGCATATGGTGCTCTGCTGCGCCGTACTACTGAGAATCCTAGAGATCCCAAACAACGACCCCTCCCAAATACAGAGTTACAATAGGGCCCTTTTGACTTGGATGGACACTAATGCATGTCTGCACGATGAGGAGGTAGTACAGCGCCATAATGTTGGTATGGCACACTTGTGCCCTGCTGCTACATGAAAGCTGATATGTGAAGCGCAAAAACCACAGTAAAACATATTTCACGAGCAAATGTGCAAAAATGGTGGGACCCAGGCCTGAGAGAAGCACGGGGCAGTTGCATCAGACAATCGTCTGCACGCTTGCGTATAGCCCCACTCCACGATGATTACGCCATTGTTGAAGAGTGTTTATTTTGCTAGGGACACAATTAACAGTCTTACTTTTGCCCTTATGGACATTTCTGTTTGGCCATCCAGTCTTTATTTTGCTCAGTGCCCTTGTCCTGTTGACTTGCAGTGGTCGTCTACAAGCAAAACATGGAAAAAGTGATGCAGAAAACGAATGTCCGTCTACACTCGCCTCAAGGAAGAGAAAGGCTGAGGTGAGGATTCTTTACCGTTTGTCACAAATCTTCACTGGCTGTTGGCACTTACCCTTCtcttacacacaaggagcctcggaGACTGACGAAGCCCAGTTGGGTAGTGAGCGGTATATAGTCGCCCTTGTTGCTCAGTTACTGGCCTAATATTTGGCAATGGGAGTCACTGGATGTACTCTACATGATATTAGTGTTGTGAACGATTGCAGCTGATttggtttttcttttctttcaccCCAGGAAGGGAAGCTTGCACATGACAGCCAGTGGGACACGAAAAGACACAAGTATGAGATCCAGGTAATTCTGCAAATGCATGTAAAAATAAATTGTGAGTTCCATCAGATCTGGAATGTTCTATGCAGCGGCCTTCTGGCTGCAGTCTCCTGTGGATTGCTGTATCAGTACACAATGCTGAGATACACGCTTTGTTTTGTACAGGCCTGCTGGTCACAGATATCAGCTGGAGGGGCGACTCCCTGTATACTCATTGAAACGCCACAAAAGGAAGTTTCAGTTATGCCTGATATATCCAAGTTTGCACGATACCGCTTCCAGAACCTCTTCATCAGCCCTTCTCCTTTACCAGACCTCAGGTAAGGCACTCGGTGACGCTCAACTTTATGTTCTACACGTGCTGCATAATTGGGCCGTCTTCACATGGCTGCAATATGGTCTCCACACCAAGAACTTTCTGTGGTTAGAACTGAAGCTGGATGTCCATGGAAGTCTATGATGTTTGATTCAGTAAACCTAGGTTGCAGATGCAGGACCCCGGGCTAAGGctactgtgataggagtgtaaTGCAGGTGCATTTctgtgccaatactgctgccacactTGGAACAAAACCACATCTTtagcctaaggctaatttcacatgggagaGTGCGATGTAaggccgtgaaactctgcctGATATGCTCGCCAATGTGATTTTGCCGTGGATGCGAGTGATTGGGGAAGTAGCGTTCCTTGCGGAGTGtctcccatggctttcaatgggaaacctttcatCGCACCCACATGCATGTGGTGCGATTTGAGGGCACGgccaaaaataagacattctgcaatttcaccccccccccccctcccttttccgCATCATGGTTTGATGTGATGCGGCAAAACCTCGCTCAAGTGTATgatcctattcaaaagaatgggggtcatatttgtgtgtctcgcaacgcacaaatctcgtgcaagaCTCTCGgcctaaggccattttcacatgtcGGGGTCAGTATTTTTCATTACCGTTTTTGAAAAGATTGGAACATAAACGGGGGGAACCCATGTAATGGAGAGATCTGcatctcttctgtattttggaccctcATCTGGTTTTGGCTTGTAAATACTAAAGTGGGCTATGGTTGCATACACAGTGACATTTGGGAAATCCATTTTCTAGTCTGTTAGGACTGTCCCTCCTCTTCTGAGCTGGGAGATATGTGGTGGATATATTATATAAAGTACATTCAGAGATTGGCTGTATACTTTAGGTGCATTGATACCCTCAAGAGAATGCAAACAGAATTCAGTGTCTGgaactatacccccccccccccagtacggATCTCTGATTGTACTCTAGTAGGATGCATGCAAGGGAGTCTGACTTGTTTAGGGCATGTCGGTGGCTGACATGTTTTAAGTTTTGATATTTTATCTTCttaaaatatagtatttctttatTTTGTGAACATCCTGTATGTGACAGCTAAAGAAATATTTTTCTTCTAGTTGGGGAAATCCAAAAGATGTGTGGCTGAAAATGTTGAGTAAAGAGTCAAAGTACGTTCACTCCAGCCGAATGCTACAAAGCCACTCCACTCTGACTACAGACATGCGCTCCATTTTGTTGGACTGGCTTCTAGAGGTAAGTCTTGTGTCGTAACATGATGAAAGTGTGGAATCTGCATCTTCAGCTGAGAACTTGAGGGCCTTTATATATGGGCTGATTTTTGGATGTCTAAATGAACGCCAATTAACAAGCATGTTGATTTGTGCCCGTTTGCaggttttaaaaatttttatttttttattaacacCAGCTGAGAATTGTTGCTATGGGGATTAACGATTGTTAGTACGATCGTTCGTCCTCAAAGGTCGGTTGTACATCTTTCTATTCGCACGATGTACAGCCAATCGCTGAGCTGAAAATCAATGATTAGCAATAAACGAGCTTCACTCGTTTGTTGGCTGATCATTGGCCcttttttacatggaccgattGTTGGGTGAACGACTGTTTGGAGGGACGTTCGTGCCCGATAATTGAGCTGTGAAAAAGGGCCTTCAACTGCTCTCTATTGCAATGACCATTTATCAGTACTCAGGCTGAAATCTTATTGTTGGtaaactctttaaccccttaatgacatggcctattttggcgttgaggaccaagcgattttttggtatttttccatctccatttttcaaaagccataacttttttatttttccgtcgacgcggccgtataagggctcgttttttgcgtggcgatctgtagtttttatcggtgccacttttgggtatatagacaatatcgtaaattttttatttttttttttaatgataacagggagagaaaacgcatcaattctgccatagattttttttttttttttttacagcgttaatcatgcagcataaatgacacactaaattttttctgcgggtcggtacggtaacaacgataccaaaattgttatattttttttaggtttttacacttttttgcaataaaaccccctttttttggaaatcttttttttttctctatagctgcattcaaagtcatgtaacttttttatttttctatgtacggagctctatgagggcttattttttgcgagacgagctgtagtttttattggtaccattttgggaaatgtacggcttttttgatcacttttattgcattttttgtgaggcaaaatgctaaaaattagcattttgcctctgttttttagcgtttttttttacgctttttgtcgtacaaaatagaaagtgtgttcaactttttgtacacgtcgttacggacgcgtcaataccaaatatgtggggttttagtttttttttccctttttttatgctaatattagaaaaagcataaaaaaaggggttttttacattttttttttacatttttcttttttttacacttttcttttcttttttttacactatttgagtccctctgagggacttgcagcactatgcctatgatcgctgtcataaggcatggcaaagctactgctctgccatgccttatcgcttgtacagcgattataggcacaggcaatacaggacgccggtgtctggcgtcctgttgccatggtgacaggccgggctctcgcgataacatcgcgagttccggccggagacacacagggatcgcgatccctctgtgaactctttccctgccgcgatctacttagatcgcggcagggaaggggttaacagcggcgggcgcatctccgatgcccccccgctgttggagcgggacgccggctgtgactgacagccggctcccgctgcgggatagcgcgggatcttatgtgatcccgcgctatctccaggacgtaccaggtacgtcatgttgcgggaagtaccaggctgccatgacgtaccaggtacgtccaggagcgggaaggggttaaaggaattatCCAGGATTAgacaaacatggctgctttcctctACAAAGAATGCCACATCCCGGTGTGTGTGAGATATATTACATTTTGGCtctattgaattgaatgggacTAGGCTTCTACCACATACTATATATATGGGTAGGTGTGACACTgtttggaagaaggcagccatggtTTTCTAACTTCCAACTGCTGTAAAGCGGTTGTCTCCTAAAGACGACTCCCTTTTCAGATGAaagccaactgccgtgggatcgGCTTCTCTAAACCCACCTGTTCAGCTGATATTGCTGGGGAAATAACGCATGTAGCTGCCTCTTAAATGAACGGCCTTCCATTTAGTGCATAGAAAGCCGAGGGGCACATgacgtggctcgtcttcagtttGTAGCCCTGTTACTACTTGGCCCAAAATACATGCTGTGAGTAAAATAAATATTTGTAATGTGAAACTTCTGTGATGCGGCATGAAGTTCTTCTACAAACCATTGTAGTTTAGATGCAGACTTACAGTTTGCCTGTTTTATGATCTGTATTACTGTGACGTGGAGTGTCTATACATGgctataatttttaatttttttcccgctCCCTTCTTCTCAGGTGTCTGAAGTTTACAgtctgcacagggaaactttctaCCTCGCTCAGGACTATTTTGACAGGTTTATGTTGACGCAGAAATCTGTTAACAAAAGTATGCTTCAGCTTATAGGCGTCACCACCCTGTTCATCGCTTCAAAATTGGAGGTATGTGTCATGTCCTATGACTGGAATAAACTAGGTTTAGGGAACTTATTTTATTTTGGTGTTCTTTAGGCATCGCTGCAAAATGTTCTATTTATTGCCTTCTTTCTCGTTACAGGAAATCTATCCTCCTAAACTCCATGAATTTGCCTATGTGACAGATGGGGCATGCAGCGAGGATGATATTATTGAAATGGAATTAATAATACTAAAggtgagttattctatgtcatgTTTGACATTGCTGTAT encodes:
- the CCNE2 gene encoding G1/S-specific cyclin-E2; protein product: MSRRSGRLQAKHGKSDAENECPSTLASRKRKAEEGKLAHDSQWDTKRHKYEIQACWSQISAGGATPCILIETPQKEVSVMPDISKFARYRFQNLFISPSPLPDLSWGNPKDVWLKMLSKESKYVHSSRMLQSHSTLTTDMRSILLDWLLEVSEVYSLHRETFYLAQDYFDRFMLTQKSVNKSMLQLIGVTTLFIASKLEEIYPPKLHEFAYVTDGACSEDDIIEMELIILKSLKWELSPVTAIAWLNLFLQVSSLKDSPKLLLPQYSQEQFIQMAQLLDLCILHITSLDFQYRILAAAALYHYTSMEVVTKATGLTWENLAECVQWMAPFLRVVQRNPPLKLKTFKKVSEEGRHNIQTHTNYLDMLDDVKVKPETFLSEQSPVSVGGILTPPKSTEKPNL